A portion of the Streptomyces sp. YPW6 genome contains these proteins:
- a CDS encoding acyl carrier protein has product MKTIHPKITEVLTGTFKVPAHEVLPESTMDSLEMDSLAVAEFAVIIKETLGVDADSEKLYKDATLADISAYIDEAVGGAAAEATVPVSNTR; this is encoded by the coding sequence ATGAAGACCATTCACCCCAAGATCACCGAGGTGCTGACCGGGACGTTCAAGGTGCCCGCCCACGAGGTCCTGCCCGAATCCACCATGGACAGCCTGGAGATGGACTCTCTGGCGGTCGCCGAGTTCGCCGTCATCATCAAGGAGACACTGGGCGTCGACGCCGACTCCGAGAAGCTCTACAAGGACGCCACGCTGGCCGACATCTCCGCGTACATCGACGAGGCCGTCGGCGGCGCCGCGGCCGAGGCGACGGTGCCGGTGAGCAACACCCGATGA